The segment CTGTTGATAAAGAAATTTGAAGATGCCAAACCAGTTGTGAGATGGTTCAACAAGCAGCAGAGACATGGTGGAGGCTATGGATCAACTCAGGTATCAATGACCTCTCTCTGCATCTCGATTCCTCCATTCTCTATTAACTTTATATTTAAAGtataatttgtttttctcactCCTTTTATCTCTAGGCCACCATAATAGTGTACCAGGCAATAGCAGAGTACTGGACAGGCGCTAAAGAACCAGAGTACGATCTGAATGTGGACATCAAGTTTGCGGGAAGGACAAGGCCCGACAAATACAACTTCAACAGTGCAAACCACTACGCCACCAGAACATCTAAAGTGAGGAGACACACAATCAAACTTTCTGTGGCTCGTCACATCACCGCTGCTGTTGTTACCTGTAGGTTTATTCTGCTGacctctgactgtgtgtgtgaatatttaaATTCCTACAGTCCCTTAGCATAAACCAGAACGTTGACGTGACTGCCACCGGTTCAGGAGAAGCAACGGTTAGGGTGAGCACAACATATTTTAAGATTATGAGTTTCATCAGCTGTTCATTGTTGAATTGCTCTTCCTGAATCTCAGagaccaaatacattttcaacCTTGTGTGGACTTGATTTTCACGATGCACTTTCATTGATGTGACAGATGGTGTCGCTGTATTACACTCTGCCTAAAGATAAGAAGAGCGACTGTCAGAAGTTTAACTTGTCCGTGCAGCTCCTCCCAGGTAACGTGGTGCACTCCCTCTCTTACTGTCGCCTGTTTCTGACACGTTCTGACCACGAGAAACAAGTCAAGAAATCACTTTTGCTCCTGCAGAGAAAATGGATGTGGACCAAAAGGTTTACAAGCTGAAAATAGAGGTTTTGTGAGTATGAAAAAGATGTCATACTGACCAGTGTCACAGTAACACGGCTGTATACACGGAgcattttctaaaataattaactatggggcgccgtttgtcaAATGTCGCACGTTCTAAAACCCtttgcagttttggtacattttgcATAatcctgtggaaaaaaaagaatgacaatatatatttgtctatttttccaacatttagagagaaattcaatAACTTTTCTAGtaataatgtttggcagtaacacagtGACTAaataaagttgttaaataatataaatgtgtaaTCTAAATGTGATATGTAAATGCAAAATTTAAACTCAGCAAGACGGTCcggtcgatgggggggggggacggggggggcaaGTGGACAGTATGTGGCCCTCTAGCTAAGATGagacacccctgctctataacaagagcaAATTCATTCGGACTTGTTATCTTTCTTGCTGCGTGAACTACCGTGTTGTAATGTTCAGTAGTCTGACATGTAAACTGgacatttgacatttacattcatttgaccatttatgtttatatttaacatttacattaattAACAactttgttactgccaaacattatccttggaaaagttattgcatacATTTACGTAAAGTTCTCTGTAAATGTtagaaaaagtgacatgaataatgtcatgctttttttcatatgataatgctaaatgtaccaaaactgcgtaggattttagaacgtgtgacattttacaaacagtgCACCATAATGAACATAATTGTTTCTCTCATGCCGCTGTTCTTTTGGTAGGTATAAGAACACGGAGCGTGATGCAACCATGTCCATCGTGGATATTGGCTTACTAACCGGCTTCACTGCTGACACAAGTGACCTGGACCGAGTAAGATATGACCGATACATGTGAACCCAGCGCAGCTGTGTTTAGGAGAACgttttaaaaagtgtgtgtgtgtgtgtgtgtgtgtgtgtgtgtgtgtgtgtgtgtgtgtgtgtgcagctgtccAAAGGACCTGGTCGTACCATTGCAAAGTATGAGATGAACACAGTCCTGTCAGACAGAGGCTCACTCATCATCTACCTGGACAAGGTAAGACATCCCTGTTTCCTGCTGATATGTTTCTTTCTGTCTTGTTCATGGTGTCTTTGTCTCATCTTACCTTTGTCCAAAGGTTTCTCACACACTGCCTGAGGAGATCACTTTTAGGGTCCATCAGACGATGAAAGCAGCCGCCCTTCAACCAGCTGCTGTGTCTGTTTACGATTACTATGACGGTGAGTCTCTTAGTCACTTTGAGACAAATAATGTTATGCACTTTGCTgacaatgaatgaaaaaaggaaaaaccactGGATAAGCGGCCAATACTAGAttcacaaagacaacaaattTACTCCAGCGATCACAAACTCCTTTTCAAATACCTTTGTTCTCCATTGCAGAAAAACGTTGTGTGAAATTCTACCATCCAGAGAGGGAAGCTGGCATGTTAACGCAGCTCTGTTCAAAGGCCCAAGATGCCTGCACATGTGCTGAAGGTAAACAGGATGAGTCCTCTTTTagtcatggacacacacacacacacacacagcatgttgCATGTCCTTTTTGCGCACTGCAGCATTTTTATCGACCATAAGTACAAAGGATGAAAAGGCCTTAAAagaaatgatttttaaaaaattgcaACTAAAGGCTAAACTGCTAAATAGATTTATTTAATCGTCTGTTCCTACGGTCTGCCTGATCCCATGTGAATGCTGAACAAGGCTGATTCATAGTAAGTCACCAGTTACATCACAATTAGTGCTGGCAGCATTATTAACAAAATTaacgcaaacccattttaatggcgtcaatgtttttttgttttttttattatgtttgtttacatgttgtAACCCTGCTGATCCTGTTTGAGAGACAGTCCTACAAATGTCACTCCCAAAACATGTAGAATCAACATGTAGATCGTTTTTTGAGGCAAATCATTTCCAAGTACATACaaaacctgaaatgtgcactttatcattttattttgtaccgccgtttggcaatgttgttttttcaatagaataaaacatttgcataaaagccaatccacttttccatgatAAGAGcataaaaattaagaaaaaaatgggaaaaaatgcaattaattgtgatttaATATTTGAAGCATTTGACAGCACTGATAACAATTAGTACTTTTTGTCAGAGGCAACACGTCTCTCCAGGATCCTTGGATCACAGCAGTAGTCtcactaaaatgtaatttaggTACAGTTTCACTCACTCAtcaactctctcacacacacacacacacacatacatgattATGTCATAGGTCATCAGTTGTGTTCTCACTTTGTGCATTGTGTATTTCCAGAGAATTGCAGTATGCAGAAGAAGGACAAAGTCAGCAATGATGACCGCACAACTAAAGTCTGTGAGACTGAAGTCAACAACAAAATTGATTTTGGTAAGGGAGCTTGACTGCATTGATATAGAActtttatacaaataaatatatgttgGTGTAATAAAATATATCAAGTACAAATATGTCTGCTAACAGTCTGCAACTGCTCTGTCCTAAGTGTACAAAGTGCAAGTGGAACTGTCTAAAGAAGATTCGTCCATTGATATGAACTCTGTGCGAGTTCTGAAAACCATCAAAGAAGGTGAGTAATTATCATTTTAGGACATTTGCCTTTTGTTAGCATTGGATGAGAAGACAAGAATCACTCACATGTTTGTAGCAGGCAGTGTAATTAGCTTGCATTAACAGGCAACAAGCGGTTTGTCCCTGTTTGACAATAACTAATTCTATGCAGTCTGGCTGCATCTACCTGTGAGGTAAAAACACGACTCTTAATTTAAGGCAATTAACTCTGAAGAAAATTATAGTAACTAAGGCAAGATAGTATATTAAAAGTGCTAGTAGGTGGATTTTGTCACCTTTGAACAAAGACAGGCTGACTTTTTCTAGTCTGTATGGCaagtccgtatgaattagctcttgttatagagcagtcttggcttgctgcatgaattaccgtaagtaTTGTAATTGTCCGTCGTTATGTCTGAcgtttaaactcaacatttagatttagatttaacatttatcatttgcatttaacatttatatataacatttaacatttacatttaacatttacattaaatatttatattatttaacaactttgttttactgccaaacattgtatttgaaaaagttgttgcatgtatttacatgattttgtctctaaatgtaaaaagtgacatgtgaataatgtcctgctttttttattcatacgataacattttacaaacggcgccccatagttgCCCAACtacaccctcaaactgttacattattgaagataaagtactgcctcaagttcTTTACTATAGAACTAGTGTTTGTGAAGTATGATTCAACCGTTACATTGGGAATATGtaagaataaatcgccaatttgtTGTACTGAACCTTTAACTATCCATTTAATTCTTACCTTTTCTATCTTATGTTTCAATTACAGGAAGCAAGGACGTGGGTCCTCTAAATAAACTGCGCACATTCATCAGTCTTCCGCATTGCAGGGAATCGTTGGATTTGAGAATGGGCAAAACGTACCTTATCATGGGCTCATCCAAAGATATTACCGCAGATGAAACAGACCAATCGTAAGCTTTTTCTTCATGGgaatgtgtgtggtgtgtgtatttaaatgttaaatgtcacTAAATCAAGCTCGACTTTCCTGTTCATATGTTTCTGTTGCTATTGGCAGAGTAGATTAACGTAAAGAAGGAGGCTTTTTCATGTAATGTTTGTGTATTACAGATATCTTACTAAGAagaaccaatgtttttttttgcattttctctCCTCAGGTTTCAGTATTTCCTTGGAGAGAGAACCTGGATTGAGTATTGGCCCACACAGGCAGAGTGTCAACAGGATGAACACAGACCTACCTGTAAAGGCATGGAGAATATGGTCGAGCAGTACGAAACGTTTGGGTGTCAGCAGTAgtgaaacaaaataaaccaaaataataGTTTTAAATTCTTTTCATTTGGGTTTTTATCCCCTTCTGTAAATCTTTCCAGAATATGAGATATATTATGGCCTACAATGAGTTGTATTAATTCAAATCAAATGGACTGAATGCTTTCTTCTTCACAGATTAAAGTTACTGTtacttactgtaatgtttggtTGTCGTTATAAATGAAATTACAAGGGCAAGTCTTCTGCCATCCGTCTCGAGTGGAAAGCCACCCTAGAAATGATGTTTGCCATTCAGTACATTCCTGAAAGTCAGGATTTGCGATTACAAGAGCTCTTAAAAAGATTGCAAAACAGAGAACCAATGGGGCTTGACAACGAAGATGTGCTCTTGAGAGACCAATTTATAGATGGCCTTCATGACGCTACCCTCAGACGAGAGTTACGCACAAAATTGCTGTTGCAGGAAGACGTGACATTTACTGATGTTAAACACGAAGTGTTCACCCAACGTAGCAGTGTATGGTTCAGCCTAGTGCTGCACCATAGCCATATCCTTCTGCTCAGCCCGGCAATGATCCCCCAGGAAAACGCTATGATCTTAGAACAGATGAAAAGTGACCAGCGAAAAGAATTGGTGGTGGAGTTCACAATCCCGGGAGCTGATCCAGGAAATCATCCCAGCTGGGGCCGGAGAGAAACACAATGGCAACAAGTCGGTCCACGAGGACAGTGGGTCCTTATACGGACCATCTCGTCAGTATATCCCGGGCAAGACTTGGAAAATGACTACCATAACTACCAACCTAGGAGGGGTGAGTATAGTGACACAAGGCAACATGGAAAGGGGAGGAGAAACCCACTCCCAGGGTGCGATTTCTGTAACAAAACAGGGCGCAGTCAACAGCCATCAGCAGCAGCCTTTAAACTAGAAATTCCAGCTGTGGAGAGTCGCCCAGCTGGAAATAGTCACACCCACATTGAACAGGCTCTGTTATCTGGAGACAGTTCAAAAGTCAAAGTAGAAATGGAAGGCATTATGGTCCCCTGCCTATTGGACACTTCACTTTGGGGATCAAGGCATCTGCTTAGGAGACACCTCCTTTCTGACTATTTGTGCTGCTAATGGACTCTGTATGCCCTACCTAGGCTATGCTCAGCAAGACCTACTGATTGGTAAGGCCTCTTTTCAAAAATCTTACTTTTAAAAGTAGCGGTATTATGCCATGAAAAGCTTTCCCATATAACCAGCTTCTGACTGGTATTGTTTTCAAAAGAGCAACGCTGGGAAAATGGACAGAACTATGCGAACAAGTCTTCCAAGCACTGAAGGTACAGCTCACCAGTGCTACATACAGATGGCAGTAATCAAGGCCAGAGAGCCGTGCTCTGCCAACACCAACTTTCACCTGTTACTTCATCAGACTCCGCACCTCCGGCGCACATACAGACACGCTAATCAGGTGACCAGTGACGGATTGCACACCACTCCACCTGTGTGGACCCTGGCTCAGTGGCAACAAGCATAGGAGGAGGGTGAAGCATTGCACCAAGTGACAGAACTCCTCCACTGAGGTTCGCCATTTGAACCAGACCCTCGAAGAGCTAAGACACGACCGGTCGTAGAATTACTCCGACGTTGGGACAGCTCCATCATAAGAGATGCCATCCCGGGGTCCATCGCACCTTCACCTTCCTGGCTCGCCGTTTTTGGTGGCCTacgatgaggatgaggagaattttttgcagtattttaacgttgaaaaacattcagatacatcatttcaatccataaatattcagtgctagaaattcaatcacctttttctttcaaaacccaatGACACAGATTGTTTGTGCCATTTTCCATGTTGTAATTTAGGTTTAGATTGATCATTTTGATTCATGTTTAATgatgatttattacattataagtatGATTACGCTATGATTACAAAATTGTATCTATAATTTGCATGTTAGTTAATACATGTTTAGTGTACATGCTTTGCTTGATACATAGGAGCTACGCGAGTGAGCGCACCGACTTATGACGTAAGGAACCCGTGTTTTGACGAAGGAAGAAACCCTGTGTAATGCTTTACTGACCAGATCTTTCAGTAAAGCAAACAGAGCGAACTCACTGTTTTCTACCGTTGTTCAACTCATTAAACACGCGTAGACTTTCCGTTTTGGagtggttaaatgaaaagaagcaaCTGCCGAATGTAAGAAGGGAACTCTAGCCACTACACAGATTTActtttgacagtgattttcaAATGCATACACATCCACAAATAtacatcattatttatttattttttgtattaaaatctttttttgcaAATCCTTCTCTGTgcaattgaaaataaaataaatttgtgACTGTTCAAATTTGCaagaaaaagtgtatttttattttttctaatctAGTCAAAATGCTTATTTTGTATGACATTGTGGAAAGTACACTTATTTTAATTGTGAAGTTGGATCCATGCTATGGTCACATGCTAAGTATATAGTTGGAGCTAGGTGGTGCTAACAAAAGGCTTAAAGCAAATGGAAAGCTTAGTATTTAACAACAAAATTATCTTTGTATATTTCATCCATacacaaaaataactaaaatggtGATTTGCCATAATGTACTTGTTGTTACTTAGAataaagaaaacagctttctgaCAAAATGGCTCTCCTTGTTTTTACAACATACATACAATTACATGCTAAGGGGTCTTTTTATTAACTTACACATTCACtcacaaaaaactaaataaatgtgaaataattTAAAACCTAATCACTGAAAAATATTAGTGCTGCTCCAAAGAACAAGGCCACTCATAATCCTCTGACAAATTGGGAAATTACCCACATGGAAAGGCATTTTTCTATACACTTTATTTTCTAGATTCATTAACTGAAAGAGAATATAACATAAGGCAATAATCCACTCTTTGAAATGGAACTTCAGATGAATATGAACGATTGATTCTGGtctgtttttaaacaaatgaccattTGGGGGCAGTAGCAGGTAGCAAGATAtcagaaataaaaacggcgaagAAGACGATGACAAAGTAGACAGTGACGTATTTCCTGTAGCCCAAATATGTTGGTGATCTCGGAGAAGAAAAGCATCAAACTTTAACTGACGTCGTTACCGTGTGGGAGTAAAGCCCTGCCGGGAACACCGTGATATTAAAGCACCGATAGATTCGTTAAACTGTTCTCGTAAGAGTAGGGAACATTAGTTTAGCTGGTCGAGGTGCCTTAGAAGATACCGTTATGGCAAAAGTACAAGTGTTAAATGTTGCTGTGCTGGACAACCCGAGCTCATTTGGAAATCCATTTCAGTTTGAAATAACGTTTGAATGCATGGAGGATTTACCTGAAGGTGGGTGTCGTTTTCAGCTAACCTTAACGTGTCGTGCCAGTTAACGTTAGTTAATTTATTTATCATTATAATGTCAGCTATTCGGTGCTAGCTCCCTCTGAGTGCATACTGCTTGCGTGGTAATTTGTACTTTGAGGGTTGATGGGGTGCATTGTAAGTAGTTGATCACCATGAGGTGTTTTGCTCATCGATGTACCGATATGTCGTTCTGATAAGGTAGGCCAACCTAGTCGTTGGAGATTGATATTTCACTTGACGAGGAGTTGAAAATTGGCGCTGGCGCGTTTATCTCCGCGCCCCGCCTCCCGCCTGCACTGATTGGTTCGTGGACCTTCTTTGACGTTTTTTCCTTGGAGTTCATTGGTGGTTCACGGTGTGTTACTCTAGCAACGGGCAAGCTAAACGACTTGCCGCGAACCGCGGGCAGAGACAACATGGAAGCAGTAGCCTGTCCGTTTAGACTCGCTGTCATTAGCTATGGACCCGTATACTAATTAAACTGAGGATGTCCTATGCAACCTAATTATTTGTAGGCATTGTTGAAGTGAACACTaaataaatccctttgttcATTAACACAACAATGACGTAGCTGATCAGTATCAACTTTAGCTTTATATAGTTGGAGTGTCTATTGTTAATTCTTTAGGTCATGTCACCTAATAATGCCATTTGATTACATTAAAATGCGAtttgcatgtatttattttcagtaaGATGAAGCTGATTTGATTATGTTAATGTTAGTTGGCTTATTAATGTCAGCCAGTAGATAGAATGAAATAGAATATCAATATCATTACGTGTTCTTTgttaaagataataataaaaaaaaatgccattcAACATTTCTCCATTTTTCTGCAATACCCTGCATTACTTGTATTCCGTACCAACAGAATTGCATGCAATTTCTATTGTGTGTATGTAACATCAGATCTGGAGTGGAAGATCATCTATGTGGGTTCTGCTGAGAGCGAGGAATACGACCAGGTTCTGGACTCTGTCCTTGTTGGTCCGGTACCAGCTGGCAGACACATGTTTGTGTTCCAGGTAAGAAAACCTCCAGGTCACATGTTGTCTCATCAAATACAGCTAGACCACAGAAGCCATTGAACAGACTGAAATTCAGAAACACAGGTTTATTTCCCTGGTTTGCCGTTTTGCTCAATGCTTCAGTAATAACATGAGTACTATGGATTACTTTGATCTGATGTATTCCTCGTTGTTCCTTTCTGCGGCTTCAGGCTGATGCACCAAACACCGGCTTGATTCCAGAGAGTGATGCTGTAGGAGTTACTGTCGTCCTTATAACCTGCACCTACCGTGGACAGGAGTTCATCCGCATTGGTTACTATGTCAACAATGAatacacggaccctgaactacGGGAAAACCCACCCCTCAAACCAGACTACACTCaggtaacaaacacacacactcaagtggTCATGACTGATTTCTGCCATAAGTACATACCTGCAAAGTGCCTTTTTGAAATTAAAGTATGTCATCAACGTGGATTGTGTTGatccaaagattttttttaattatgcatCCTATACGGCTGTCCTTGACCAAATAAATGTTTCGACTGATGCGGCATTTACATCAAAAGCAAAGTAAATTTTTTGCTGAaagtagattccatgcaaagtcaatgctcAGGCCGAATCATTGCAGAGGAAGCACATTTTGAACGAGCAGCACGGTGGACGGGGAAAAGTGAAAGGAGCGAAGCGAATTAATCTCTTTGAAAGTTTTTAACTTTTGGTGAAAAATTTCCTCCGGCGCTTTCCCCCTTTCAGGCGCAAATGAAGGGAAGTTGACGACAACCAGTCGGGGGTGTAAAGCGCGGTGGAAATTCACTTGGCTTTTTGTGTGAACGCAGCAGAACGCTCTTAATTCATATGTTGTGACAATACGTTAtgacaaaaaagacaagaaaccaGCTGGATTAAAATTGTCTAATTGTCTAAGGTTCCTAACTGAGTGACATTACCCTCAAGTAGTGCAAGTGCCGCCATAAGAGATGTTTGAAATGTctaaatgctaaggaaaggcCCTTCATAACTAAGAGACATAAGTACTTGTATAGGTCATTTCTTTTAAGTTAAAACCTATTACCtacacaaaaataagtaaattaactAATGGCCAAGATCGCAGACTTTGGCCATTCGTTCATTTATATAATAGTTGGTAGAGTGCCCACCCACAAAGCTGACAGTTGCACCGCTgctgatgttgttttgtttgtttttttacattagaATTAATTTACTcatttgaatatagaatatttgttgacatcCCTACTCTGGTATCACATTTGAGCTTTTCTAGAAAGCCTGATAAAAGCATCCGTTCTCAGCAGGATGTAATTATGGCAGTAGAACAGAAGCGACTTACTTGTATTGTCTCTGTGTGACGTACACTACCAATGGAAACTACCTTTTTTGTATTCACTTAATTTTTgggaaggctttttttttttttttgtgaaagccTAAATCCCGAACAGGCGGCATGACGGACGTGGTTTACCAGGCACAGAGGGCTGAGTGTTTTAGTTCCATCCAGGAAACATTTGGTTATACGCGGGACTAAAAGTGAGTACATCTCCACCACAAACAAGAATTCTGACATGTCACCGCTTGTTGCTTTCGTTCTCTCAGCTCCTGAGGAATATTCTGGCCTCCAACCCCCGTGTCACTCGCTTCCATATCAACTGGGAGGGCTCGGCAGACAAAATGGAGGACTGCGAGAATGTCGACCCGTCCCCCAACATCAGCGGAATGCTTCCGCCAACCTGTTTGCCAGGAAAGATGCCCCCTCTCGGCCTGATGCCGGACAACTCCATGGACTGCATGTAAAAATCCTCCGACTGAGATGACGCACAAAGGGTTGTTCTCACGGTACGCACATCCACAATGCAAAGCCACGGATGTATCAAGAACGTTATTTTTATACAGCACACGCAAACGGGATGAATGTGGCTTTGTTGTAAACCATTTTGCCTCCTGTGCGCTCTTTTCAACACACCCAGGCCAGCACAACCAGCTTTGCCTTATTTTACTATACATGGTTTTAGACGAGTCCTGGCTGAGCCGTCCTCTTCAGCACTGATGGGCAGTGCTCTGTGTGTAGCACTAGCTGTCTCTAATAAAGCATTTCATCGTTGTGAGTGTTTGTCACATATTAATGTGTAGCATTTGGGAGTAGAAGCAACTGTGGACATACATCTTGGGTT is part of the Pungitius pungitius chromosome 9, fPunPun2.1, whole genome shotgun sequence genome and harbors:
- the asf1bb gene encoding histone chaperone asf1b-B, translating into MAKVQVLNVAVLDNPSSFGNPFQFEITFECMEDLPEDLEWKIIYVGSAESEEYDQVLDSVLVGPVPAGRHMFVFQADAPNTGLIPESDAVGVTVVLITCTYRGQEFIRIGYYVNNEYTDPELRENPPLKPDYTQLLRNILASNPRVTRFHINWEGSADKMEDCENVDPSPNISGMLPPTCLPGKMPPLGLMPDNSMDCM